In the genome of Cyclopterus lumpus isolate fCycLum1 chromosome 19, fCycLum1.pri, whole genome shotgun sequence, one region contains:
- the arf2b gene encoding ADP-ribosylation factor 2b translates to MGNVFATLFKGLFGKKEMRILMVGLDAAGKTTILYKLKLGEIVTTIPTIGFNVETVEYKNISFTVWDVGGQDKIRPLWRHYFQNTQGLIFVVDSNDRERVNEAREELSRMLAEDELRDAVLLVFANKQDLPNAMNAAEITDKLGLHALRQRNWYIQATCATSGDGLYEGLDWLSNQLKNQK, encoded by the exons ATGGGGAATGTATTCGCAACCTTATTCAAAGGCCTGTTTGGcaaaaaggagatgaggattCTTATGGTTGGGCTCGATGCTGCTGGAAAAACAACCATCCTATATAAATTGAAGCTCGGAGAGATAGTCACCACCATTCCCACCATTG GTTTTAATGTTGAAACTGTAGAATACAAGAACATCAGCTTCACGGTGTGGGACGTGGGCGGTCAGGACAAAATCAGGCCGCTGTGGCGCCACTACTTCCAGAACACTCAAG GGCTCATCTTCGTGGTGGACAGCAACGACAGGGAGCGGGTGAACGAGGCGAGGGAGGAGCTGTCCAGAATGCTCGCCGAGGACGAGCTCAGGGACGCCGTGCTGCTCGTTTTTGCAAATAAACAG gATCTCCCCAACGCCATGAACGCTGCCGAGATCACAGACAAGCTGGGGCTGCACGCCCTCCGCCAGCGCAACTGGTACATCCAGGCCACCTGCGCCACCAGCGGGGACGGCCTGTACGAGGGCCTGGACTGGCTCTCCAACCAGCTGAAGAACCAGAAATGA